A single region of the Enterobacter cloacae complex sp. R_G8 genome encodes:
- a CDS encoding AraC family transcriptional regulator produces the protein MNREAICLQLTSQIKRLIDKKNNPGELLPDIRLLYGTQPGTRTPVMYQPGIVFLFSGHKIGYINERVFRYDTNEYLLLTVPLPFECETFATEAVPLAGIRVNVDILQLQELLMEIGEDELFQPSMAASGINSATLSEEILCAIERLLDVMERPLDARILGKQIIREILYHVLLGPGGGALLALVSRQTHFSLISRVLKRIESQYTENLSVDQLAAEANMSVSAFHHNFKSVTSTSPLQYLKTYRLHKARMLMIHDGMKASAAAMRVGYESASQFSREFKRYFGVTPGEDASRIRTMQGV, from the coding sequence ATGAACCGTGAAGCCATCTGTCTTCAGCTCACTTCGCAGATTAAAAGACTGATTGATAAGAAAAATAACCCAGGCGAACTGCTGCCGGATATTCGCCTGCTCTACGGGACGCAGCCGGGAACGCGGACGCCGGTGATGTATCAGCCGGGCATCGTTTTTCTCTTTTCCGGCCATAAAATTGGTTATATCAATGAACGCGTGTTCCGTTATGACACCAATGAATATCTTCTGCTGACAGTACCTTTACCCTTCGAATGTGAAACCTTCGCGACAGAGGCGGTTCCGCTGGCGGGGATCCGCGTGAATGTCGATATTCTTCAGCTTCAGGAGCTGCTGATGGAGATTGGCGAAGACGAGCTTTTCCAGCCGTCGATGGCGGCGAGCGGGATTAACTCAGCCACGCTGTCAGAGGAGATCCTCTGTGCCATTGAACGTCTGCTGGACGTGATGGAGAGGCCGCTGGATGCGCGTATTCTGGGTAAGCAAATCATCCGCGAAATTCTCTATCATGTGCTGCTGGGTCCGGGGGGCGGGGCATTACTGGCGCTGGTCAGTCGGCAGACCCACTTCAGCCTGATAAGCCGCGTACTCAAGCGCATTGAAAGCCAGTACACGGAAAACCTCAGCGTTGACCAGCTGGCGGCGGAAGCGAACATGAGCGTCTCGGCGTTTCACCACAACTTTAAGTCGGTGACCAGCACCTCGCCGCTGCAGTACCTCAAAACCTACCGGCTGCATAAGGCTCGTATGTTGATGATCCACGATGGCATGAAGGCCAGCGCGGCGGCGATGCGGGTCGGGTATGAAAGTGCATCGCAGTTTAGTCGGGAGTTTAAGCGCTACTTCGGCGTCACGCCGGGAGAAGATGCGTCACGCATCCGAACCATGCAGGGAGTCTGA
- the yghB gene encoding DedA family general envelope maintenance protein YghB, producing the protein MAVIQDIIAALWQHDFAALTDPHVVGIVYFVMFATLFLENGLLPASFLPGDSLLLLAGALIGKGVMDFTPTMVILTSAASLGCWLSYLQGRWLGNTRVVKGWLAQLPHKYHQRATCMFDRHGLLALLAGRFLAFVRTLLPTMAGISGLSNRRFQFFNWLSALLWVGVVTTLGYALNMIPFVKHHEDQVMTFLMVLPMFLLVAGLVGTIAVVIKKKYCSA; encoded by the coding sequence ATGGCTGTTATTCAAGATATTATCGCGGCGCTCTGGCAACACGACTTTGCCGCACTGACCGATCCTCACGTTGTAGGTATCGTCTATTTCGTGATGTTCGCGACCCTGTTCCTCGAAAATGGATTACTGCCAGCCTCATTTTTACCCGGTGACAGCCTGCTTTTGCTTGCAGGGGCGCTAATCGGTAAAGGTGTCATGGACTTCACGCCGACCATGGTGATCCTCACCTCCGCGGCAAGCCTGGGCTGCTGGCTGAGCTATCTGCAGGGCCGCTGGCTCGGCAACACGCGCGTCGTGAAAGGCTGGCTGGCGCAGCTACCGCATAAATACCATCAGCGTGCGACCTGCATGTTTGACAGGCACGGCCTGCTGGCGTTGCTGGCCGGGCGTTTTCTGGCCTTTGTTCGCACCCTGTTGCCCACCATGGCAGGCATTTCCGGCCTGTCGAACCGCCGCTTCCAGTTCTTTAACTGGCTGAGCGCGTTGTTATGGGTGGGTGTCGTTACTACCCTCGGCTACGCGCTGAACATGATCCCGTTTGTGAAGCACCATGAAGACCAGGTAATGACCTTCCTGATGGTGCTGCCGATGTTCCTGCTGGTGGCTGGACTGGTGGGAACGATTGCGGTGGTGATTAAGAAGAAATACTGCAGTGCATAA
- the metC gene encoding cystathionine beta-lyase — protein sequence MTKKHLDTTLVQAGRSKKYTQGAVNSVIQRASSLVFDTVEDKKNATRNRAKGGLFYGRRGTLTHFSLQEAMCELEGGAGCALFPCGAAAVANTILAFVEQGDHILMTNTAYEPSQDFCTKILTRLGVTTDWFDPLIGEGIAELIQPNTRIVFLESPGSITMEVHDVPAIVKAVRSKAPEAIIMIDNTWAAGVLFKALEFDIDISIQAATKYLIGHSDGMIGTAVSNARCWDQLRENAYLMGQMVDADTAYMTSRGIRTLGVRLRQHHESSLKIAEWLAQHPQVERVNHPALPGSKGHEFWQRDFKGSSGLFSFILKKRLSNDELASYLDNFTLFSMAYSWGGFESLILPNQPEQIAALRPGGDVDFSGTLIRLHIGLENADDLIADLAAGFARIV from the coding sequence ATGACTAAGAAGCATCTTGATACCACGCTGGTACAGGCCGGACGCAGCAAAAAATATACGCAGGGAGCGGTGAACAGCGTGATTCAACGAGCCTCCTCGCTGGTGTTTGATACCGTCGAGGACAAAAAAAACGCCACGCGCAACCGCGCCAAAGGAGGGTTGTTTTACGGCCGTCGTGGCACGCTAACCCATTTCTCACTGCAGGAAGCCATGTGCGAGCTGGAAGGCGGCGCAGGATGCGCGCTATTTCCGTGCGGCGCGGCGGCGGTCGCCAACACCATTCTGGCGTTCGTGGAACAGGGCGACCATATTCTGATGACCAACACCGCCTACGAGCCCAGCCAGGATTTCTGCACCAAGATCCTCACCCGCCTCGGCGTGACCACCGACTGGTTCGACCCGCTGATTGGCGAGGGCATCGCAGAGCTTATTCAGCCCAACACGCGCATCGTGTTCCTGGAATCGCCAGGTTCAATCACCATGGAAGTGCACGACGTGCCGGCCATTGTGAAGGCCGTGCGCAGCAAAGCGCCGGAGGCGATTATCATGATCGACAACACCTGGGCGGCGGGCGTGCTGTTTAAAGCGCTGGAATTCGATATTGATATCTCCATTCAGGCGGCGACCAAGTATCTGATTGGCCACTCTGACGGGATGATCGGCACGGCCGTTTCTAACGCCCGCTGCTGGGATCAGCTACGGGAAAATGCCTACCTGATGGGCCAGATGGTCGATGCCGATACCGCCTACATGACCAGCCGCGGCATCCGTACCCTGGGCGTGCGCCTGCGTCAGCATCATGAAAGCAGCCTGAAGATAGCCGAGTGGCTGGCACAGCACCCGCAGGTTGAGCGCGTCAACCATCCGGCACTGCCGGGCAGTAAAGGACATGAATTCTGGCAACGAGACTTTAAGGGTAGCAGCGGTTTGTTCTCATTCATTCTAAAAAAACGGCTGAGTAATGATGAGCTGGCAAGTTATCTGGATAATTTTACCCTCTTCAGCATGGCCTACTCCTGGGGCGGGTTTGAATCCCTGATCCTGCCTAACCAGCCGGAGCAGATTGCGGCCCTGCGCCCCGGCGGTGATGTGGACTTCAGCGGCACCCTGATTCGACTGCATATTGGTTTAGAAAACGCGGACGATTTAATTGCCGATTTAGCAGCAGGGTTTGCGCGTATCGTGTAG
- the exbB gene encoding tol-pal system-associated acyl-CoA thioesterase, producing MGNNLMQTDLSVWGMYHHADIVVKIVMIGLILASVITWAIFFGKSAELISQKRRLKREQQQLAEARSLDQAADMTSSFHAKSLTTLLVNEAQNELELSAGSEDNEGIKERTGFRLERRVAAVGRHMGRGNGYLATIGAISPFVGLFGTVWGIMNSFIGIAQTQTTNLAVVAPGIAEALLATAIGLVAAIPAVVIYNIFARMIGSYKATLGDVAAQVLLLQSRDLDLNASAVKPVHAASKLRVG from the coding sequence GTGGGTAATAATTTGATGCAGACGGATCTCTCCGTTTGGGGCATGTATCATCATGCTGACATCGTGGTTAAGATTGTGATGATCGGCCTGATTCTGGCGTCCGTGATCACGTGGGCTATCTTCTTTGGCAAGAGCGCCGAGCTGATTTCACAGAAGCGCCGCCTCAAGCGGGAGCAGCAGCAGCTGGCCGAAGCCCGCTCTCTGGATCAGGCGGCTGATATGACTTCATCCTTCCACGCGAAAAGCCTGACCACCCTGTTAGTTAACGAAGCGCAAAACGAGCTGGAACTCTCCGCGGGCAGTGAAGATAACGAAGGCATTAAAGAACGTACCGGCTTCCGTCTGGAGCGCCGTGTCGCCGCCGTGGGCCGTCATATGGGCCGGGGCAATGGTTATCTGGCGACCATCGGGGCGATCTCGCCGTTCGTCGGTCTGTTCGGTACGGTCTGGGGCATCATGAACAGCTTTATCGGGATTGCACAAACCCAAACGACGAACCTGGCGGTGGTTGCTCCGGGTATCGCCGAAGCGCTGCTGGCGACGGCTATCGGTCTGGTTGCGGCGATCCCGGCGGTGGTTATCTATAATATCTTCGCGCGAATGATTGGCAGCTATAAAGCCACGCTCGGTGACGTCGCCGCACAGGTTCTGCTGCTGCAAAGCCGCGATCTTGATCTGAATGCCAGCGCCGTTAAACCGGTGCACGCGGCGTCTAAACTGCGCGTAGGTTAA
- the exbD gene encoding TonB system transport protein ExbD: MAMRLNENLDDNGEMHEINVTPFIDVMLVLLIIFMVAAPLATVDVKVNLPASSSQPQPRPEKPIYLSVKADKSMFLGNDPVTADSVIPALDQLTGGKKDKTVFFRADKTVDYETMMKVMDTLHQAGYLKIGLVGEEKAAAK; the protein is encoded by the coding sequence ATGGCAATGCGTCTTAATGAAAATCTGGACGACAACGGCGAAATGCATGAAATCAACGTAACGCCGTTTATCGACGTTATGCTGGTTCTGCTGATTATCTTCATGGTGGCTGCGCCGCTGGCGACGGTCGACGTGAAGGTAAACCTGCCGGCCTCGTCCAGCCAGCCGCAGCCGCGCCCGGAAAAACCTATCTATCTGTCAGTGAAAGCGGATAAATCGATGTTCCTCGGGAACGACCCGGTAACGGCGGATTCTGTCATCCCCGCGCTGGATCAACTCACTGGCGGTAAGAAAGACAAGACGGTCTTCTTCCGTGCGGATAAAACCGTTGATTACGAGACCATGATGAAAGTCATGGATACGCTGCATCAGGCGGGATATCTGAAGATAGGGCTGGTCGGCGAAGAGAAAGCGGCCGCGAAATGA
- a CDS encoding ESA_00282 family adhesion-associated protein, with translation MNSIFFTVITLLLLTAGVLLLMQEFNKTKESKDTSESPQPELMTKEEGEDHFSVLMNSVTPVWYWRVNHEYIDFLHATIKRMKMSEINDTPGLFEAQRRCSDLNSAVYKYYDNIKKRCLNGEKVSYSDLDVLNLRQCFREFSLEAYPELVVLVWPEYARPEVDPNNV, from the coding sequence ATGAACAGCATCTTTTTTACGGTCATTACATTACTATTACTGACCGCTGGTGTTCTTTTATTGATGCAAGAGTTCAATAAAACGAAAGAGTCGAAAGACACCAGTGAATCCCCACAGCCTGAACTGATGACTAAAGAGGAAGGTGAAGACCATTTCTCTGTTTTGATGAACTCGGTGACGCCGGTTTGGTACTGGCGGGTGAACCATGAATATATCGACTTTTTGCACGCGACAATTAAGCGGATGAAAATGTCGGAAATTAATGACACGCCGGGCCTGTTTGAAGCGCAGCGCCGCTGCAGTGACCTGAATTCAGCGGTCTATAAATATTATGACAATATCAAAAAGCGCTGTCTGAATGGTGAGAAGGTCTCGTATTCCGACCTGGACGTATTAAACCTGCGTCAGTGCTTTCGCGAGTTCAGCCTGGAAGCCTACCCGGAGCTGGTGGTGCTGGTCTGGCCGGAGTATGCGCGCCCTGAGGTGGATCCCAACAACGTCTAA
- a CDS encoding TIGR00645 family protein, with product MERFFENAMYASRWILAPVYFGLSLALIALTIKFFQEILHVLPNIFSIAEADLILVLLSLVDMTLVGGLLVMVMFSGYENFVSQLDIDARKEKLSWLGKMDATSLKNKVAASIVAISSIHLLRVFMDAKNVPDNKLMWYVIIHLTFVLSAFVMGYLDKISKK from the coding sequence ATGGAACGCTTCTTTGAAAACGCTATGTACGCCTCGCGCTGGATACTGGCTCCCGTCTATTTTGGCCTTTCGCTGGCGCTGATCGCGCTCACGATTAAGTTCTTCCAGGAAATCTTGCATGTTCTGCCGAACATCTTTTCCATTGCCGAAGCAGATTTGATTCTGGTTCTGCTGTCACTGGTGGATATGACGCTGGTGGGGGGCTTACTGGTGATGGTGATGTTCTCTGGCTATGAGAATTTTGTCTCCCAGCTTGATATCGACGCGCGGAAAGAAAAGCTGAGCTGGCTGGGCAAAATGGATGCCACGTCGCTGAAGAATAAAGTGGCCGCCTCGATTGTGGCGATCTCATCCATCCACCTGTTACGCGTGTTCATGGACGCAAAGAATGTCCCGGACAACAAACTGATGTGGTATGTCATTATTCATCTGACGTTTGTGCTTTCGGCGTTTGTGATGGGGTATCTGGATAAGATCAGCAAGAAGTAA
- a CDS encoding aldo/keto reductase: MSWHPNPGRYENMQYRYCGKSGLRLPALSLGLWHSFGHVQPLDTQRALLRKAFDLGITHFDLANNYGPPAGSAEENFGRLLQEDFAAYRDELIISTKAGYDMWPGPYGSGGSRKYLLASLDQSLKRMGLEYVDIFYSHRVDENTPMEETAAALAHAVQSGKALYVGISSYSTARTQKMADLLREWKIPLLIHQPSYNLLNRWVDKTGLLETLKQNGTGCIAFTPLAQGLLTGKYLNGIPEGSRMQREGNKVRGLTQKMLTDANLNSLRLLNEMAQARGQTMAQMALSWLLKDERVTSVLIGASRPEQLEENVLALKNLRFTDDELIRIDQHVTDGELNLWQASSDK, encoded by the coding sequence ATGTCCTGGCACCCTAACCCCGGCCGCTATGAAAATATGCAGTACCGTTACTGCGGAAAAAGCGGCCTGCGCCTGCCTGCGCTGTCGCTCGGTCTGTGGCACAGCTTCGGCCACGTTCAGCCGCTCGATACCCAGCGTGCGCTGCTGCGTAAAGCCTTCGACCTCGGCATTACCCATTTCGATCTTGCCAATAACTACGGCCCGCCTGCGGGTAGCGCGGAAGAGAACTTTGGTCGCCTGCTGCAGGAGGATTTTGCCGCTTATCGCGACGAGCTGATTATCTCCACCAAAGCGGGTTACGACATGTGGCCGGGGCCGTATGGCTCGGGCGGCTCGCGCAAATATCTGCTCGCCAGCCTCGACCAGAGCCTGAAGCGTATGGGTCTGGAATATGTGGATATTTTCTATTCCCATCGCGTGGACGAGAACACGCCGATGGAAGAGACCGCTGCCGCGCTGGCCCATGCGGTACAGAGCGGTAAAGCGCTGTATGTCGGAATTTCGTCCTATTCAACGGCGCGCACGCAGAAAATGGCTGACCTGCTTCGCGAATGGAAAATACCACTGCTCATCCATCAGCCGTCGTACAACCTGCTTAACCGCTGGGTGGATAAAACCGGCCTGCTGGAGACGCTAAAGCAAAACGGTACCGGCTGTATTGCGTTTACCCCGCTGGCGCAGGGTTTGCTGACCGGAAAATACCTCAACGGTATTCCTGAAGGTTCACGGATGCAGCGCGAGGGGAACAAGGTGCGCGGACTGACGCAGAAGATGCTGACCGACGCCAATCTGAACAGTCTGCGCTTGCTCAATGAGATGGCGCAGGCACGTGGACAGACAATGGCGCAGATGGCGCTGAGCTGGCTGCTGAAAGATGAGCGCGTAACGTCCGTGCTGATTGGCGCGAGCCGCCCGGAACAGCTGGAAGAGAACGTTCTGGCCCTGAAAAACCTGCGCTTTACGGACGATGAGCTGATACGCATTGATCAGCATGTTACGGATGGAGAGTTGAATTTGTGGCAGGCGTCGTCGGATAAATAG
- a CDS encoding methyl-accepting chemotaxis protein: MNMLRNFTIRFVMLTILGIFCLMWAGVGLYSTWSLSRVSDGNEVDRQLVKQMTILSQGNDQYFRFVTRLSRAMEAKAAGGTPDLASAQQALDNMGKKLAEMKAISPGPMDEQVSSRVISSWQALLEQGVTPQMQQAKLGALDGYRQQANNVTPPLSRAFGSAAEAFNNAAAKTLDSTRVVVDGLTSMTRTVIIAATIVGLLILLFTDRYLVAMLVKPLDRIRQQFRQIAQGDLSQPIEPFGRNCVGQLVPLLSAMQDSLREAVSTIRAGSENIWRGATEISSGNNDLSSRTEEQAAALEETAASMEQLTATVKLNAESARQASQLADVASTTASRGGSLVEEVVTTMSGISDSSKKIAEITTVINSIAFQTNILALNAAVEAARAGEQGRGFAVVAGEVRNLASRSANAAKEIEGLIADSVARVEQGAQLVNDTGTTMEAILRDVTEVTTIMKQIASASEEQSKGISQVGVAITQMDGVTQQNASLVEQVSAAAAALERQTEELQRSVQKFRLTA; the protein is encoded by the coding sequence ATGAATATGCTCCGTAATTTCACGATACGTTTCGTCATGCTGACGATCCTGGGGATCTTTTGTTTAATGTGGGCAGGCGTCGGGTTGTACAGCACCTGGTCCCTGTCCCGTGTTTCTGATGGCAATGAAGTCGATCGCCAGCTGGTCAAACAGATGACCATTCTTAGCCAGGGCAACGATCAGTATTTTCGCTTTGTTACCCGTTTGAGCCGCGCGATGGAAGCCAAAGCCGCCGGCGGTACGCCGGATCTGGCCTCCGCGCAACAGGCGCTGGATAACATGGGCAAGAAACTGGCTGAGATGAAAGCAATCTCTCCCGGCCCGATGGATGAGCAGGTCTCTTCCCGGGTGATCAGCAGCTGGCAGGCGTTGCTGGAACAGGGCGTCACGCCACAAATGCAGCAGGCGAAGCTGGGCGCGCTGGACGGCTATCGCCAGCAGGCCAACAACGTCACGCCGCCGCTGAGCCGCGCGTTCGGGTCGGCGGCTGAGGCGTTCAATAACGCCGCCGCGAAAACGCTCGACAGCACTCGCGTGGTGGTGGACGGTCTGACCAGCATGACCCGCACGGTGATTATTGCCGCCACGATTGTCGGCCTGCTGATCCTGCTCTTCACCGACCGTTACCTGGTGGCGATGCTGGTGAAACCGCTGGACAGAATACGTCAGCAGTTCCGCCAGATTGCACAGGGCGATCTCAGCCAGCCCATTGAACCGTTTGGCCGCAACTGTGTGGGACAGCTGGTTCCCTTGCTGAGCGCTATGCAGGACAGCCTGCGTGAAGCGGTCAGCACGATCCGCGCGGGCAGTGAAAATATCTGGCGCGGGGCGACGGAGATCTCCAGCGGTAACAACGATCTCTCCTCCCGTACCGAAGAGCAGGCTGCCGCGCTGGAAGAGACGGCGGCCAGCATGGAGCAACTCACTGCCACGGTGAAGCTGAACGCCGAAAGCGCACGTCAGGCAAGCCAGCTGGCCGATGTGGCATCGACCACGGCCAGCCGCGGTGGCTCGCTGGTGGAGGAGGTGGTGACCACCATGAGCGGTATTTCCGACAGCTCGAAGAAAATTGCTGAAATCACCACCGTGATTAACAGTATCGCCTTCCAGACCAATATCCTGGCGCTCAACGCAGCAGTGGAAGCGGCGCGTGCGGGTGAGCAAGGCCGTGGTTTTGCCGTGGTGGCAGGTGAGGTGCGTAATCTGGCCAGCCGCAGCGCCAACGCGGCGAAAGAGATTGAAGGGCTGATTGCCGATTCCGTTGCTCGCGTCGAGCAGGGGGCTCAACTGGTGAACGACACGGGAACCACGATGGAAGCGATTCTGCGCGATGTGACGGAAGTGACCACCATCATGAAGCAGATTGCGTCAGCCTCTGAGGAACAAAGCAAGGGCATTTCTCAGGTCGGGGTTGCCATTACGCAGATGGACGGTGTGACCCAGCAAAACGCCTCGCTGGTGGAGCAGGTCTCCGCCGCGGCTGCGGCGCTTGAGCGTCAGACTGAAGAGCTTCAGCGTTCGGTGCAGAAATTCCGCCTCACGGCATAA
- a CDS encoding TetR/AcrR family transcriptional regulator, with the protein MAGRPRQFDRDQALIKARNLFWRQGYEGTSMSDLVAELGIASARIYKAFGSKEQLFREAIADYEKQEGGFADRALATGSNVRETIQTLLMDAVHLYCHPDLPQGCMVVASAASVSAENETIKTWLAQHRLQRTQQIIDHLRQAVHNGELPDTTDADSLGDFFAIFLHGLSVQARDGVPPSRLQAAVNQALSVLPPS; encoded by the coding sequence ATGGCAGGCAGACCGCGCCAGTTCGATCGTGACCAGGCGCTTATCAAAGCGCGCAACCTGTTCTGGCGACAGGGTTATGAAGGCACCTCAATGTCGGATCTGGTGGCAGAGCTGGGCATTGCATCGGCGCGTATTTATAAGGCGTTCGGTTCAAAAGAGCAGCTCTTTCGGGAAGCCATTGCCGATTATGAAAAACAGGAAGGCGGCTTTGCGGACCGGGCCTTAGCCACCGGGAGCAACGTGCGGGAGACAATCCAGACGCTGCTGATGGATGCCGTACACCTGTACTGTCATCCGGATTTACCGCAAGGATGCATGGTGGTCGCCTCCGCAGCCAGCGTCAGTGCGGAAAATGAGACGATCAAAACCTGGCTGGCACAGCATCGCCTGCAGCGCACACAGCAGATCATCGACCATCTGCGTCAGGCCGTGCATAACGGTGAACTGCCGGACACCACCGATGCAGACAGCCTGGGAGACTTTTTTGCCATCTTCTTACACGGTTTGTCGGTACAGGCCCGGGATGGCGTTCCGCCATCGCGATTGCAGGCGGCGGTTAATCAGGCCCTTAGCGTGCTGCCACCTTCCTGA
- a CDS encoding sugar phosphate isomerase/epimerase: protein MKTLKGPSLHLAQFSDDAAPFNSLPAIARWAAETGFSALQIPAWDRRLFDVATAAESQTYCDDLTGMLAEHGLVVSELTSHIFGQLMAVHPAYDSLCDSFAPPEVHGNSHARGEWARQQLLMAVKASARLGLSDLGTFSGSLAWPYLFPFPQRPEGLIETAFDELARRWMPVLNACDEHGINLCYEIHPSEDLHDGVSFEMFYQRVNEHPRCRVLFDPSHMVLQQLNYLEFIDIYKDVITMFHVKDAEFNPTGRQGIYGGYQSWIDRAGRFRSLGDGQVDFNAIFSKLTQYDYAGWATLEWECCLKNPQDGAREGAAFIRDHIIHITDKVFDDFAGAPVNHQQINALLGIR from the coding sequence ATGAAAACCCTCAAAGGTCCCTCTCTCCATCTTGCTCAGTTCAGTGATGATGCGGCCCCATTCAATAGTTTGCCTGCGATAGCCCGGTGGGCGGCGGAAACGGGGTTTAGCGCACTGCAAATCCCGGCATGGGATCGCCGTCTGTTTGACGTGGCGACGGCGGCAGAAAGCCAGACCTACTGCGACGATCTGACCGGCATGCTGGCGGAACATGGCCTGGTGGTGAGTGAACTGACCAGCCATATCTTCGGCCAGCTGATGGCGGTACATCCCGCTTACGACAGCTTATGCGACAGCTTTGCGCCACCGGAAGTACACGGCAATTCGCACGCCCGCGGCGAATGGGCGCGGCAACAGCTGCTGATGGCGGTCAAGGCTTCCGCCCGGCTGGGCCTCAGCGATCTGGGTACCTTCTCTGGCTCGCTGGCGTGGCCCTACCTGTTCCCGTTCCCGCAGCGTCCGGAAGGGTTAATTGAAACTGCCTTTGACGAACTGGCCAGACGCTGGATGCCGGTGCTCAACGCCTGTGATGAGCACGGGATTAATCTCTGCTATGAGATCCACCCCAGTGAAGATCTGCACGATGGCGTGTCGTTTGAAATGTTTTATCAGCGGGTAAACGAGCATCCCCGCTGCCGGGTGCTTTTTGACCCCAGCCACATGGTGCTCCAGCAGCTTAACTACCTGGAGTTTATTGATATCTATAAGGACGTGATCACCATGTTCCACGTGAAAGACGCTGAATTTAATCCGACCGGTCGTCAGGGGATTTATGGTGGCTACCAGTCATGGATTGACCGGGCAGGACGCTTTCGCTCACTGGGTGACGGGCAGGTGGATTTCAACGCTATCTTTTCGAAACTGACCCAATACGATTATGCCGGCTGGGCAACGCTTGAATGGGAGTGCTGCCTGAAAAACCCGCAGGATGGTGCCCGAGAAGGGGCTGCATTCATCCGCGACCACATTATCCACATCACCGATAAAGTCTTCGATGATTTCGCCGGTGCGCCGGTTAACCATCAGCAAATCAACGCCTTACTCGGCATTCGCTAA
- a CDS encoding alpha/beta fold hydrolase, translating to MEQQFSEILPADLRAEHVYTKVNGQRIHCVVAGKGQPVLLIPGWPQTWYTWRYVMRALAAAGFKAIAVDPPGMGESDKPRDGYDTGRVGATLHTMMAQLGHSHYRIVGHDIGMWVGYAMASDFPQAIERLVLTEAVIPGLAPPPPIFVAPEENIFLWHFMFNQLADLPETLTSGRESQYLSYIFDRWSHRRERVAAEVYITAYSTPGGLRAGFDYYRAIPETIRQNQRRAQTPLTMPVLTVGAEHATRDAPLITLEGNALDLRGETVADCGHFITEECHEAFIELIVPFLAEGTHYAA from the coding sequence ATGGAACAACAATTCAGTGAGATCCTGCCTGCGGATCTCAGGGCAGAACACGTCTATACGAAAGTAAACGGCCAGCGCATCCACTGCGTCGTGGCGGGGAAAGGTCAACCGGTATTACTGATACCCGGCTGGCCGCAGACCTGGTATACCTGGCGCTATGTCATGCGCGCGCTGGCAGCGGCGGGTTTTAAGGCGATAGCGGTTGATCCTCCGGGCATGGGTGAATCAGACAAACCCCGCGACGGCTATGACACCGGACGTGTCGGTGCCACGCTGCATACGATGATGGCACAACTGGGGCATTCGCATTACCGCATTGTGGGCCACGATATCGGTATGTGGGTTGGCTATGCCATGGCGAGCGATTTTCCTCAGGCGATAGAACGGCTTGTGCTGACAGAAGCGGTTATCCCAGGACTGGCACCGCCACCACCGATTTTTGTCGCACCGGAAGAGAACATCTTTCTCTGGCACTTCATGTTTAATCAGCTGGCGGATTTACCTGAAACCCTGACCAGCGGACGTGAATCACAGTATCTCAGCTATATTTTCGACCGCTGGTCGCATCGTCGTGAACGGGTCGCTGCAGAGGTGTATATCACCGCCTATTCGACTCCCGGCGGATTGCGTGCCGGCTTCGACTATTATCGCGCTATCCCGGAAACTATCCGGCAGAACCAGCGCCGTGCGCAAACGCCTTTAACCATGCCGGTGTTAACGGTGGGGGCTGAACACGCCACGCGTGATGCACCGTTGATAACTCTGGAGGGCAATGCCCTCGATCTGCGTGGCGAGACGGTGGCCGACTGCGGGCATTTTATTACCGAAGAGTGTCATGAGGCGTTTATTGAGCTGATCGTGCCGTTTCTGGCTGAGGGCACTCACTATGCCGCTTGA